The DNA window TCACGGTTACAGGATTTGCGCTCTGGACCGCATTCGGGGTGATGCGCACCGAATGGCCTATCATCCTGACAAATTCCGCTTGTTTCTTTTTATCCCTGGTCATTCTCGTAAAGAAGCTAAGATCGTAGGCGCTCTCGAGCAGGTGTCCACAACAATCTGTCCGAGTTGGATAAAGGTGAGAGGCTGAATGGGTCGAGCGGGAGCGCGTTACGCGTCTTCAGCAATCACACCTCTGGACACTGAATTCAACGGTATCCTGTCCATTAAAGACCTATCCGAGCGCGCAATTTCAAAATAGATTTCGTTTAGGTCGTCACTGTTGATCATTCTGTCCGCGGCCAGTTCTCGCGCAGTCTTCATCGCCTCTACACACGCATTTTTGTCATTCGCAAATTCGGCACCGTGCTCGTCGATCATCTCGCCGTCTTCATCGTAGACCCGGAAAAAATATATTGGCATGGCGTTACCGTTCGAGTGGGGGAGCGATTATTTTCCCGGTCCGTCAGTTTGAATATGGTGGGCTTCGAGAAGCACGATCATCTCGTCTGCCTCGTCCTCTGTCAGCGCATCAATAGGAAGCTCATCGACTGTAGCCGGACTGCCGTGACAAAGTCGATGACGGTCCAAAATTCATCATGGAGGTTTTTTCGTTTTTCGAACCGGCTCATGATGTAATTTCAGCAAAATGACTTTGTGGGTCAATATGACTTCTTGCGACCGATAACTTCCAGTCCAGCAGATTACATTGCGGCTTCTGCAACGGGTGCCGCACCGTGGCGGCCTTTGGCGAGACGGTCAAAGACCCTGATGAGGCACTTTAACCCCACCCAACGACCCTAAAGTTCTACGTTTCCGTGCCTCTCTTGCGAATTGGCTCAACTATAGGCGCGCTTCATGTGAAATCTGAAGATCGCGCCAGAGCCAGGCGCCTCCTTGATCGCCGTCTCAACGAACGCCGACAGACCATCAATGTTACGCCGGATGCCGGCCACTTCTCAGGACAGATAGACCCTTACATTTCCCTTTAGGACCGATGATGCTGCCTCCACGCGAAGCAACCAGCGACGATGCACCTCGGCATTCATGTCCCCTGCGACTTAGCAAGCGGTAGAAGAGTCGGTCCTGCTTGGTGGTAAGGCAGACATCTGCAGAAGCACCGTAACGTCCGCACGCGCCATTGGGCGCGACATCAGAAACCCTTGGATGTTATCGCAGCCCAACGATTTCAGCGCATCTCTCTGCTGGTTGGTTTCGACCCCTTCGGCGGTTGTTTGTAGCCCGTTGGCACGCGCCATCTTGATGATCGCTTCGACAATCGCGCTGTTCCGGCCCTCGCCCATACCAGTGATAAACGACTTGTCGATCTTGAGCCTGTCGACAGTCACGTTTTGAACCCTTGAGAACGAAGAGTACCCGGTGCCAAAATCGTCGATTGCAAATCTTACCCCTGCCGCTCTCAGCATCGCGATGTTTCGCTCGGTCTCTTCCTCACTATTAATGGCCAAGCTTTCTGTTATCTCGATTTCCAATCGAGCCGGCTCGATCCCCCATTTGGCCAGGGTAGAAAGAACCCGCAGTGGGTAGCCAGCAGAAGCGAGTTCGGAGGCGGATGCATTCACGGCGACACTGATGGGAGGCAACCCGGCGATCAGGCTGCACGCGTCCTCCAAGACATGAGCGCCAATCTTGTTGATCACGCCAATCTCCTCTGCAAGCGGGATAAACATATCCGGAGCGATAGAGCCTAGCTCTGGATGTTTCCACCGCGCCAGCGCCTCGACCGAGCAAGGTTGCGAGCTGTCAGCACAGTAGACCGGCTGGTAAACAACCTCAATCTGCGTCCCCGTTGACAATGCCTCGCGAAGATCATGCTCCAGTTTTCGGCGGGTGCGGAGAAGTTCGTCCATATGATCGCCAAATAATGCATATGTATTCCGTCCCGCAGCTTTTGCGTGATAGAGCGCGATATCCGCCTTCCTCGTCAGCTCGACAGGATCCACGTTTACACCTGTTGCGATCGCCGCACCGACGCTCGCACCAATGGAGCCATATACTCCGTCGATCTCAAAAGGCTCGCGCAGGCACGCGACGATTTTGTCTGCGACGGCGACGACCTCGTCGGCGTTCGTCCTCTCGAGCAAGACGGTGAATTCGTCGCCTCCGATCCGTCCGATCAGAGCGTCCGGGAGAATTTCCCTCATTCGCGCAGCAACGAGAGAAATCAGCCTGTCACCGGTTGGATGTCCGTATGTGTCGTTGACCGCTTTGAACCGGTCGAGGTCAATGAAGAGCACGCTGAATACGTCCTCAGGCAATGCTTTCCTCAGGCGCCCCGCGAGCTCATTATTAAAATAACCCCTGTTCGCGAGGCCCGTCAAAGTGTCGCGAAGCGCCAAATGTTGAAGTTCCCGGCGATTGGAATTGAGTTTAACCGAGCGTCGCCAGATTCCATGCCCGGCCAGGCTGGCGGCGATGAATATGCCAATGACGGAAAGTCCGATAACCGGGAGGGTTGCCTGCAAAACGCTCCTGCCCGGTTCAAATGGATGCCAGTTAAAGTACCCTATCACCTTTCCAGACTTCGAGGTGAGGGCGATATGGGAGTGGCGCTTGTCGCGTGGCATCTCCGTTGTGAACTGCATCTCGGCGAACTGGTATTCGCTACCTATTTCAGACGGGAAGTCTCGATCCAAAAACCGTACCGCGACATGCTGGTTCTCTTCGCCCGCCTGCTGCTCGATCTCGCCTGTGTCAGACAGAATAGGTTTGACACTGACCACAGCAGGTCGTTCCCCTACATAGGTCAGATCACTCTCGCCGATTGACAGTACCGTGTCCGAAACACCCTCATGGTCTCCTGCAGCCATCCTTTCACGCAGCCGTTTCGCCATCGGACTGTAAGCCAAGCGAAGGTCTTCCTGTGACACCTCGCTGGCTGATTTTGAAATATATTGGTAGATGGGCAGCCCATTGGCAGAAAGCACGACGGCGGCATCATGGCTGAAGTAGGTGTCCATCCACTGCCCAAGGTTCACGTTAAGCCAATCCTGATCACGGTCCTTAGTTCTGATGACGGCGTCGTCCCACACGGTGGCACTCTCTTGATCGTGAGCGACCGAAGATCGGATTTTTGAAACGATGAGGGTGGCCAAACCCTTCTGCCGTTCCACGGCGACCTCGTCAATTTCGGCGGCAGACCAGTAAAGGGTGCCGAGTAACATCGCTCCAACCAAAGCGGACACGCTTGCCGGAAGGCCCCATTTCGCGAACCATTGTGACTGCCTAATCATGCGCCATCTGCCTTTTCGTTGGACAAACCCTACAGCATCTGGGTTAAGCCTGAGGGAATGGACAGAGTTAACGATCCTCTTTTCCTTCGCTCCAAATTACCAGGTTCCCTAGCGCGCTATGAGCATCGTAATCGAGGTGCTGTCCACCTTTGTAGTTGAGGCTCAATGCGGCTCGAAACATCATTAATCCCATGCGGATAGCGTCCAACGGGAAGATGAGTACAGGCGCCTTGCGCTATGATCTGCCAAATCCGAACCGATCCACTGGAATAGCAACCGGCTTGAACTGAATCGACCCGAGGTCCGGCTCCAAGGGATTGATCATTTGTGCGACGACCTGATATCCGATCGACAGGTCAGCAATTCCTGCATTGTCGGCCTGTGCCAACCTGAACTTCTAAATAGTTTGCAGTCCCGCCCCGGTCTGGGGGGCAATTTGAGAGGTAGGAAATGCCTGAGCTCATCTCAAAAGAAGATGCACGTCTGTGTGCCAGTATCGTCAAGGAGGTCGCCCGTGCGCAAGGTCTCGTTCGAGAGCCGTCCGCGATTGGGAGGCTAACGGTATCAGTGGCCAGGCTCTACAATAAAGGCCTGCGAGATCGCGACCAGCTTCTTGCTGCGGCATTGCTTCTACCAAAGTGATGACAAGTTAAATGAGGAAACCCATCGATGGTATTCTCAATCCTTGGCATGTGACGTAGGACTGCCGGGGCTTACAGTATCAGGCTGTTAACGCGGATCACATATTCTTTAGAGTGTCCGCTGCTCGCAGCAGCTACGGAAGCCGCGCTGGACGGTTATCCGTCAGTCCGAGAAAGACCTATGTTCAGTGTTGTCTATCTTATAGTTGTGACTTTCGCTTTGATCGTAGCGGTGGCTTCGGGTGCCGTGATCAGTCTCCTGCTGACCCTTGCAGCCTCCGTGGTGGGAGCCATATTTGCTGCGTGTCTGCAATGGCCAGAGCCGATGATTTGGTTAGCGCAGCTGGCCGCCCCCGTCCTTCTGCTGATTGGGTTGACGGCGGCGCGGCTCTTCGACCGGCTAGGCAAAGAAGCCAACTTTCGCCACCGCCGACGGCCAGCGGAAGATTTTTGGCCAGACGCGTAATCAATTTGAGCAAGAGACGTAATAGCCTGCTCTTGAACAGATTCGAACTCTCGGCATTTCTTTGTTTTTGAAATCTCGAGGTTATTCAACTCCTTGGCTCTCTAAACCGAGATGATGGACTACTGTGTGAGCTAAAACCGCAGACATTTGCCGGTAGGTGACGAGTGTTGCGTGAAGGCAAATATGCCGTCGATGTAACAGGGAACGGGCTCCGAATTCACCTTTGTCTTCAGTCGTATTCTCGGGTGCCCCGCGTCACGCGTTCTCGCCTTCCTACGCACTAGCTAGATATATCTCTTCAATGTTTTGAGAGAGATTTCGGTCGAATTCAGCGTCTCGCATGGAAACGCGTAAATTCTCAACCAGAGCCCGCGAGAAGCTTCCGATTACGCCGGTGTTCTCTCTGAGTTTTTCGCAAGCGACCTTTAGACTGTAGCCTCCGGACAAGGCAAAAACTCGAGCAACTTTGGGATGCTCGACAAGTGCTGCGTAGAGATCCGGCTGAGTTGGCAGGGTAAGCTTCAATATGACCTGCGTTCCATGCGCAAGCTCCGAAAGATTCTTCAGGATTTCTTTGACCAATATCGCTTCGGCAATCGCCTTATCCGGGCTATCGACGAGAACCTCAGGCTCGATAATCGGGATCAATCCGTTCTTTAGGATCGTCGAGGCCACCTCAAATTGTTGCCTCACAGCTGCAGAAATCCCTCTTTCGGACGCTGAACGCACGACCGAGCGCATTTTCGTCCCAAGGATTCCTTTTTCAAATGCGCGCTCAAGCAAATTGCCAAGATTTGGCATGGGCTTCATCAACTGAACGCCGTCATGCTCCGCTTCACGACCACTGTCGACCTTCAAAAACGATAGGATCCCTCTATCTTCCCAAAGATATGCCGGGACCGATTTGGCGCCGATGAAGTTCTCCATGGTGTGTTCGAATAAGATGGCGCCAATCACACGCTCGCTCGAAAATCCGGGTGCAGTTATTATCCTCACGCGCATTTCATGGATAAGCTTCAACATTTCCGCGTCGCCCTGATAAGCGGTGTCGGATATACCGTATGAGCGTAAGGCGTTTGGGGTGGACCCTCCGCTTTGATCTAGTGCTGCAATGATTCCCGATGCTGAAGTCAGCCGGGCGGCCATTTCTATGCGGGTTTCCGTATTCATTCGTACTGTCCCTTCTTCAGATCGTACAGAAATTTGAGGAGTAACGCAGCGAGGAGGCACCGTACGTCCTTCCACCAGTGCTCACCCGCCGGGGGCAGATCGCTATCTTACAACTTAAAATTCTTGCGGTGATATGCGTGCCGGAAGCCTACTTTCCTAAGGTTATCAAAGGAAATATTGGGTTCTCCCTCTGCAGGTGCCAATGTCTCAACGGCAAATGTCGACACGCCGTTGCAGAGCCCATGTTCGATACGACTTTTGATGAGCGCCTTTTGAATGCCGCGATTTCGAAACTCCGGAAGTGTGGTGCCGCCGCCTAGCCATGCGTAGGTTCCGGACTGGTACATGGTGGCAGTGCCGACTGGATTGTCACCATCCAAGGCGAAAAAACACGACCAGCCTACCTTTCCGACGATTGCTGACCACAACCTCGTCAGGGTCGATGGAAAGTTGAAGCCTTTGCACACCATCGATCCAAAGAGCACGGCTTCCTCAATATGAACGTGTCGCGTTCGGATCGAGTTGGGCTCCGAAAGGTTCGCTGATGAGCTGTCGTAGACAAGCTTCGCCCAGCCGACACCATATTCAAGCAGACCCTTGGCGAGGATCCAGTCTTTAGTTCGGGCTGGAGCGCGGTCCATATTTACCTGAAGAAACCGGTTTCCGCTCTTCCCATTCATCCACCCATAGGCTTCCTCAAGATCATTCACGGAGTTTAGCCCGAGTACACGGTTCAGACCCATGGCTGGCGCGCTTGGCAGCGATATTGCGCATCCACCGTTGATGGGCAGGCATTCAAAATGCTCTTCGGATTTGAGCGTTGCCGGTGAGACATTGTACAGATCGACGAAGGCTTTGACCTCGATAGCCTCTTCTTCTGTCGGAGACGAACGTTGTGAAAAGTGCGAATTCAAAATGACCATGTGGCTGTCTTCGACTGATGGAAATGGAAATGAGGTCGATCAGAAACCAAGCTCGCTGAGCCCCGGGTGATCATCGGGCCGACGACCGAGGGGCCAGTGAAAGCGACGGTCTTCCACGCGGATTGGCAGGTCGTTGATGCAGGCGTATCGCTTGCGCATCAGGCCACTATCATTGAACTCCCAGTTCTCGTTGCCGAAAGATCGGAACCAATTGCCGCTGTCGTCATGCCACTCATATGCAAACCTGACGGCAATCCTGTCGCCGCCGAACGTCCACAGCTCCTTGATCAGACGGTAGTCGAGCTCCCGGCGCCACTTTCCTGCAAGGAAAGCGATGATAGCCTCCCGGCCACTAACGAACTCGGCGCGGTTACGCCACTGACTATCAGCCGTGTACGCCAACGCAACCTTGCCCGGGTCCCTGCTATTCCAGCCATCTTCGGCAAGCCGCACCTTGTCGGCAGCAGTCTGCGATGTAAAGGGCGGTAGAGGCGGTCTTTGAGCGTTGGTCATTCGGATTTACCTTCTAATCTTGCCCGCAACGCTGCATTTTCAGCTTCGAGCTGTTGCAGCTTCTGACGTAGTGGTGCGACTGCTTGCTCAACTTGCTGTTCGGTGTAGCGGGGGATGATGTGCTGGGGGCAGTTCCAGTCGTATGCTTCGAGCCGAAGCTTGAATATCCGCTCTGCACGGCCCCTATACGTCGGATCGGATACGAGGTCCGTTAGCGATGGATCGGCGTCGAGCGTCAGCCGCTCGACGTGGGCATAGACTTTGAGCCGGGTCCGTCGGACATAGTCCATGAGAAACAGACAGGCGCGGTCGTTGGCTGCGAAATTCCCTGCGCTGATGTATTGGCGGTTTCCGCGATAGTCGGCAAATGCCATTGTTTGGGGATCAACGACCTTGAGGAAACCGGTTTTCCCTCCGCGATGTTGAACATATGGCCAACCCGTCTCTGACACAGATGCGATATAGAAGCTGTCGCGCGTGGCGATGAAAGCGATCTCGTTCTCCGTCAAAGTATCCGATGGCCGATCGTTCTCGCCCAGCCATATCTGGTCCACCCCCATATCCGCCTGCGCGGCTCGGACGCTTGGCGTGACGGCGACTTCCAGAAAGTGGTACGGCATACCTCGTCTCCATACTTGAGTAGGCCCGCATCAGCGAACAATGCGGGCCTTGATCTATCTCAGCTACCTAAATCCCCGGCTACAGCATCAGTCTTGCAAAGCCCAGTCGGCGACTTCCCAGCGCATCTGACCACGATCTGAGACCACACGACCAAGACCTGGGAACGGCATGTGTGTCGCAGCAATCAGGGCGCCTTCCGAGGCAGCTTGTGGGAAGAAGCGATCGCGCATCGCTTTCGCAGCAGCCTGATCCTGTTCGAACAGGAAGAAGACGTCCGTTGCAGCAGGATGGACGACCGGGAAAATCATGTCGGATACCATGATCAGGCTCTTGCCGCCGTCCTCGATTCGGACCCCGATATGGCCAGGCGTATGGCCGGTTAGGTCGATAATCGAGACGCCAGGAACGATTTCACGCTCTCCGTCGATGGCTTGTAGCTTCGGATAAAGACGCACCACCTCTTCCGCCATCTTGAAGCTAGGCTGCAGGAAATCAGGCGCGCCATTGCTCTTGGCCCGGTCAGTCCAGTGCTTGACGTCGCGACGGTCTACATAGACCTCGGCATTCGGATAATTGTTCTTACCGCCGAGAACCAGACCGCCCATATGGTCCTGGTGCATATGCGTCACGATAACCGCATCGATATCGCTCGGCTTCAGACCGAGCGTGGCCAGCGCCTGCGGGAGATGTCCGGTTTCCCCGATAGAACCTGCATCGCCGGCATCGATCAGGATGCGTTGCTTACCGTCTTCAACGAGGTATTGATTAAACAGAAAACGAACCCCGCCGGATCTGCCCGTAAACTGGGCGTTTGCGGCCTTTTCCACTTCGGGGGCCGAGCGTCCCGGGAAGTAGTTGTAGGGCATATCGGCATATCCATCCGTCAGGGCAGTTACCGTGAAACGGCCGATATGTATCTGTGCAAACGGTGTTGTTACGACCGGTGTCCCGGTAGCTTTGGATGTAGCAGCCTGGGCGGTCAAGTCGCCGAGCAGGCTTCCGCCGAAAAGAGTTCCTCCAACGAGACCAAGAGGCAGAGCGCTCGCGAAAGCGCGGCGTGACAGCTGAGGCATGCCATTCTCCTCGGGTTCAGTCAGTGTTTGCGATGTCTGTGAGCGTTTCGGCATAAGAAAGTTGCGCATGGTATTCCCCCAGTCGGTGATTGATGTTGGACAGCAGCTGACGCTCAGCATCAGTTTTGCTGGTTCGGCTTAGCTGCTGTTCTAATGAGCGCTACGACTTCTTTAGGCTGGGACAGCATTACTGCATGGCTGCTGCTGACCTCTACGACCGTGGCTCCTGCGCGCGCGGCCATCGCGGCCTGCGCTTGTGCTGGTATCATTCGATCTTCCCTCGCGAGCAGGTAAAAGGATGGTTTGGCTTTCCATGCCGCAGAGGTGATCTTGCCCTGGACGGCTTCAAGGCCCCAAGGCCTCTGGGCGGCAGCCATGAATTGCGCTTCGGCGAGATCTATGTCGGCCGAGAATGCGGCTGCAAACTTCTGCGGATCGATTTTGATGAAGCCGTCGTTCGGCGCAAGGAGTGGGGCTTTCTCCGCGCCAGGAACCTCTTGCGAAGCAAGGTCGAAGACGGATTCCCCAACGTCGGGGACGAAGGCGGCCAGATAAACGAGACCGAGGACCTGCTCTTCGCTCCCGGCTTCTGTAATCACGGCGCCACCATACGAATGCCCGACGAGCACGACTGGATGTTTCGCCTCGGCGATAACGCTTTTGGTGCGCTCTACATCCTGATCGAAGGTTACGGCAGAGTTCTGAACAACGAGAACCTCATAGCCTTCCTCCGACAAGGTGTCATACACCTGCCGCCAACCGGAGGCATCAACGAACGCGCCGTGCACGAGCACTACTGAAACGGATACGGCTGGATGACGAGAAGTATCTAGGGTCATTTCGCGAGCTCCCGGGTGACACCATTTGACTGAACTGCCCGCTTACGCTCAACGGCACTGATTTTTTGCGGGTATAGCATTGCCTTCGATTAGGGTGATATCGCACTAAATGTCGGCGTCCCCACTCGCTTGATGGCCATTTGTAGGGCTGATGTGGCCAACTCTCAATTGAGACATTGGTCCCCACTGCCTAGACGAAGGGACTGCAAAAATAGACCTTGGTCTATAAATCTCAGCTAACCTAATATCGCGGAACAGCGTATTTTCAGCCCCGCACCAGCGTTACAAGGAGCCAGGGGATCGACTTGGAACACCCAACACACACTGACGCGATCATTGACATGATCCCGGCAATGGCTTGGTCGACAACATCGGATGGAATGCTGGATTTTGCCAATCAGCATTTCCTCGAATACGTCGGCCTGTCGCTTGCTGACATTGCCGGCGAGAATTTCTACCGTCTCTTCCATCCTGATGATCTCGAGCATCTCGCCACTGAGTGGCGCAACATTATGACTGCCAAGACTGCCAAGGAAGTCGAGGGGCGGATCAAGCGTGCAGACGGCGTGTTCCGGTGGTGTAGTCTTCGGCAAAAGCCGCGGCATGATCCAGAAGGAAACGTCGTCAGATGGTACGGCGTGGTGCTTGATATCGAAGACCGTAAGCAAGCTGAGGATGCGCTCAAGGAAACCGAGGCCGCGCTTGCAGCGAGCGAGCAGAATCTCCGGCTCATCATCGACTCGCTTCCAGTTCTCGTCTGGTCGGCGCGACCAGACGGCAGCGCGGACTTCGTCAATAAAAGTTGGCTGGATTATGCTGGGCTACCGCCTGAGCGAATCCTAGAGTGGGGCTTCTTGGACCTCTACCACCCCGATGACATCGCCGAGATGGTCGAGATCTGGAAGAGAGATCTTGAGAACTCGGACCACACTCAGCTGAAAGGGCGCATTCGTGGCGCGGACGGCACTTACCGATGGTTCTATTTCTCTGGCAGGAAACTGACTGATGCCACCGGTACTGTGCGTTGGTTCGGAGTAAATATCGACATTGAAAATCTGCAGTACGCAGAAGACGCGCTTCGTTACAGCGAGACAGCACTCAGGGAGAGCGAGCAAAAGCTCAACCTCGTCATAAATACGATACCAGCTATGGCGTGGTCATGCACGCCGGACGGACAACTTGAGTACTGGAACAAGATCTTTATAGATTTTGTTGGCCTGACAATCGAGGACCTCCAGGGTTATGGTTTCTACAGGGTCTTTCATCCTGACGATGTCGAGCGCATGCGCACAAGTTGGGAGGAAATCGTAGCCACTAAACGGCCTGATCCAGTAGATGCTCGCATCAGACGTTCCGACGGGGAATACAGGTGGTTCAATCTACGACAAAATCCACTTCTCGATTCGGAAGGAAACGTCGTGCGTTGGTATGGTGTTGTCGTCGATATCGAAGACCGCAGACGGGCAGAGGAATCACTTCGTCAGAGCCAGGCGGACCTGGCACACGTTACTCGCCTGACCACGATCGGCGAACTGGCTGTCTCTATCGCACACGAGATTAATCAACCCCTTATGGCGATCGTGACTAACGCAGGCACATGTTTACGTTGGCTGCAGGACGGGCATACGGATCTCGAACAGGCACGTCGCGCGGCGGAACGGGTTGTGCAGGACGGACACCGGGCGGGAGAGATTGTCGCTAGCATACGCGCTATGGCGCAGAGAACTCCTCTGCGCATGAAAAAAACTGACTTCAATACAGCATTGCGCGAGGTGCTGTTTCTCTTGCAAGAGGAGTTACAGTCTAGGGGTTTGCAAGTGGTCACGGACATAACGACCGGTCCCGTTCATGTGCTGGGTGATTGTACGCAGCTACAGCAAGTTCTCCTCAACCTGATCATGAATAGTGCTGAAGCCATGCATTCTCATGATAGTGCGGTCATCACTGTCAGGTGTGTGAAAAGAACCGGCGGCGACATCGAAGTCAGTGTTTCCGACACAGGACACGGAATATCCCCTGACCAGCTCGACCGGATATTCGAGGCGTTCTACACCACAAAATCGGACGGGATTGGAATGGGCCTTTCTATCTGCCGATCTATCGTCGAAGCGCATGGTGGCCGCATCTGGGCTACTAACAACCACCCCAGGGGCGCGTCATTTACCTTCACGCTGTCCAGCTTCGAGGAGACAGCCGTTGATTGATGATAAGAAGAACAGGCGCCCCACGGTTATCGTCATCGACGACGATCACAGTGTCCGCGAAGCTCTGAAGGGACTGTTTGAGTCTGTAGGACTCAGCGCCGAGACACATGCCTCCGTGAAGGAGTTTATCAACGCAGACGATCCCGAAAAGGCTGGATGCATCGTCCTCGACATCCGCCTTCCCGGCCAGAGCGGACTTGAGTTTCAGGAAACGTTGGCGCAAAGCGACCATCCCAGATCCGTCGTCTTAATTAGCGCTCACGTCGATGTACCCATGGCCGTGCGAGCAATGAAGGCTGGTGCCATCGATGTACTGACCAAACCTGTTCGTGAACAGGATTTGCTCGAAGCCGTAAACCGGGCCATTGCAAATGATGCAGCTCGCCGAGAGGAAAAAACCTCGAAGACTGCTGCCCATTTGAGGTATACGTCGCTTACCGAACGTGAACGCCAGATTCTAACCCTAGTCATCGCGGGCAAGCTAAACAAACAAATCGCGGCTGAACTACAGCTCGCAGAGCCAACCGTGAAACTGCACAGGGGTCACTTGATGCGGAAGATGAAGGCGACCACAGTCGCCGATCTGGTCAGGATCGCTGGGGGTCTATCGTAAACCAGGGACTCAGTGGAATTGCTGAGCTTAGGTGGTGGAAAAGCTGTTCTCCGCGGTGAGCTCTTTGGCTTCAACTCTGACGCCTTGAGCGGAGTCGACCTACGACTGCGCTGTTGTTTCGCGTCGCTCTCATCCGGTCCGTTATAGACGTCAAAGACTTCGAGATCCCAGTCCAAGAGCCCGATCGCTAGTGCATTACCAACCAAGTTGGCTGACCGGCTCGAATTTTTGAGAGCTGTCCTCGCGATTGTCTCTCGTCTCGCTGAAAAAGTTTGAATCGGCTTGAGGTCGCTCGCAAGCAAGCGGCAAATTTGACATCTACGTCTCGGGAATTGGATGGAAATGGATGAGTAAATGGTGCATAACTTTGCTTCGAGAATTGGATGAGAATGGATGAGAGAATGGCATTTCTCAACACGGCAACTGTCCGGATCACGCACGAAATCCTTTCGCTGATTGCCGAACTCGACGAATTTAAAGGCGCCTGGCGTGCGATAGGCCGGATCGCGCCTGAGCGATTGTCCAGCCTGAGGCGTGTCGCCACGATCGAAAGCGTTGGTTCCTCCACACGTATCGAAGGGGCGCGCCTCACCGACCGAGAGGTCGAAAAGCTGTTGGCGAATATTCGCCTGGGGTCATTCACAACACGCGACGAGCAAGAGGTCGCCGGCTACGCGGAGGTGATGGAGACCATTTTCAGTGCTTACGAAGCTATTTCGTTTACCGAAAATCATATCCGTCAACTCCACCGTGACCTTCTTGCGCATTCGATTAAGGATGAGAGGCATCGCGGCGCCTACAAAACCCTCTCCAACAATGTGGAAGCGTTTAACGAACAGGGTGAAAGCCTCGGTATCGTTTTCGAAACGGCTTCGCCGTTCGATACGCCACGTCGTA is part of the Agrobacterium vaccinii genome and encodes:
- a CDS encoding alpha/beta hydrolase, which encodes MTLDTSRHPAVSVSVVLVHGAFVDASGWRQVYDTLSEEGYEVLVVQNSAVTFDQDVERTKSVIAEAKHPVVLVGHSYGGAVITEAGSEEQVLGLVYLAAFVPDVGESVFDLASQEVPGAEKAPLLAPNDGFIKIDPQKFAAAFSADIDLAEAQFMAAAQRPWGLEAVQGKITSAAWKAKPSFYLLAREDRMIPAQAQAAMAARAGATVVEVSSSHAVMLSQPKEVVALIRTAAKPNQQN
- a CDS encoding PAS domain-containing sensor histidine kinase; the protein is MEHPTHTDAIIDMIPAMAWSTTSDGMLDFANQHFLEYVGLSLADIAGENFYRLFHPDDLEHLATEWRNIMTAKTAKEVEGRIKRADGVFRWCSLRQKPRHDPEGNVVRWYGVVLDIEDRKQAEDALKETEAALAASEQNLRLIIDSLPVLVWSARPDGSADFVNKSWLDYAGLPPERILEWGFLDLYHPDDIAEMVEIWKRDLENSDHTQLKGRIRGADGTYRWFYFSGRKLTDATGTVRWFGVNIDIENLQYAEDALRYSETALRESEQKLNLVINTIPAMAWSCTPDGQLEYWNKIFIDFVGLTIEDLQGYGFYRVFHPDDVERMRTSWEEIVATKRPDPVDARIRRSDGEYRWFNLRQNPLLDSEGNVVRWYGVVVDIEDRRRAEESLRQSQADLAHVTRLTTIGELAVSIAHEINQPLMAIVTNAGTCLRWLQDGHTDLEQARRAAERVVQDGHRAGEIVASIRAMAQRTPLRMKKTDFNTALREVLFLLQEELQSRGLQVVTDITTGPVHVLGDCTQLQQVLLNLIMNSAEAMHSHDSAVITVRCVKRTGGDIEVSVSDTGHGISPDQLDRIFEAFYTTKSDGIGMGLSICRSIVEAHGGRIWATNNHPRGASFTFTLSSFEETAVD
- a CDS encoding response regulator transcription factor; this encodes MIDDKKNRRPTVIVIDDDHSVREALKGLFESVGLSAETHASVKEFINADDPEKAGCIVLDIRLPGQSGLEFQETLAQSDHPRSVVLISAHVDVPMAVRAMKAGAIDVLTKPVREQDLLEAVNRAIANDAARREEKTSKTAAHLRYTSLTERERQILTLVIAGKLNKQIAAELQLAEPTVKLHRGHLMRKMKATTVADLVRIAGGLS